In Silurus meridionalis isolate SWU-2019-XX chromosome 19, ASM1480568v1, whole genome shotgun sequence, the DNA window ATATATCTGTGGAGCGTTATCGCTCATTGGCATGTGGATCGTCACCAAAAATGACGACCACATCAGAAAAACGCAAGAGGAACATTATTTGTGCGGCACTCTggatttttggtttgtttttcgCCTCATTAGAAACGGTTCATGTTCGCGTCCTGGGGTGGAACGAGCCGGGATGTTACCTGTTTCCAAATCATGACTATAGGAGGTGGTTCTCTTCGCTCATTATTATCCAGTTTTTGGCACAATATTTAATACCAGCCACGATCATGGTGACTTTTAACACTCTGACAGCACGAGCAGTGAGATCGTCTCCTGAAGTCCAGGTCCGTAACATGGACAACGTTTGGTTGCTGCACGTTTACTCTGCCGTTTTTATCATTTGCTGGCTTCCATTTCAGCTGATTATGATCCTCGTCTTGGTCGAACTGGAGGACCCCAATTTATTTGACTGCAATGCAATCGAGCAGCTTTTCTTCACCTACACTATCGTACGGACGATGGCGTTACTCCACTGCGTGGCCAATCCCATCCTCTACAGCTTCCTGAGCAGGAGCTTCCGCAGCAAGCTCATTAACCTCGTTCTCAAACTTTTGCCACAAGACATTGTTGCTAATCGAGGAATGGATCAGCATGCTGATTGTGCTGAAGGTGTGGGAAATGGAGAAAAGGGAAACAATATGGCAGAAAACACCAGCCAGTCAGACGGGGGAGCGTGAGCAAACAGAAGACACATATGTACAGTTAAACTTTTTCATTacacaatatacaaataaaattatttatctgTGACcagaagataaataaaaatatctgaaTATTATTCAAGTTGGTTATGTACAGAACATCAATATTTACATTGTTGTCCACATAAAGTTGGTATAGATGTATAAAAATCTCTACACCagataatattaaaatgtaataattccACCAGACACTAGGTGGCAGAATCAAACATCTAAACACATGACTGTAAATagttaaagtttattttattttcgaTTCGATAACAAGTGCTTTTAAGTCCAGTATTGTTGATATGGATATTGATATAAATACTTATATGAAATGTTTCCCTGTGTGAGTTTATACTcttattataaatcattataatattaatcattttaatgaatcttatgataataatttttattaataatctgcAGTGGACTggcatctctttctctttcattacatttatttactggATATTCTTAATCAAACAAATATTTCACAGAATAAAATCGATCACATAAACTAAACCATATACTCTTTCATGTCATGTTCCTACGGaacttcttttttaaaaagaacgagagaatgtttgtgtttttgcccTCGAACCTGTTTATGTTTCTCCTCTTTGTCTGATCGACTCTCCTGCTCATGAAAACATAAATCCCTAaacactgcccctgtgcacaaagccagctccatgaagatctgctttccatgggttgggggatgtggaagatctcctgctgtagagctccaacccttttgaacacttttggaCCAAATGCTGACGGCAcgccaggaacctcctcaccttctcacctacaacACTGTGATGAATcgtcacaaaatctagtggaaaatatTCCCATGAGAtttgaggttattataaaagtaaatgaagacaaaatgtggaatgagatgttcaataaTAAGTACATGACattcttatagtcaggtgtttACAAAGTGTATGTACAAAAGGTGTGTATTAATgattgaataaattaattaatgaatgcaATAGAAATTCATACACTTTAGAAgtttatacacaaacatttacacaaacggTGCactggtttaaaataaaaagtcaacttt includes these proteins:
- the LOC124402186 gene encoding G-protein coupled receptor 182-like; this translates as MNSESNESDWDPVHCNVEVDLVSRRIGLFLLNLFLFIVGLMMNLTVVWVNWQRRHTRNTGIFCILNMGVADTMLMIILPISMLEVALDHVWIWGDFLCRFSNLIIVTNIHASSFFLAYISVERYRSLACGSSPKMTTTSEKRKRNIICAALWIFGLFFASLETVHVRVLGWNEPGCYLFPNHDYRRWFSSLIIIQFLAQYLIPATIMVTFNTLTARAVRSSPEVQVRNMDNVWLLHVYSAVFIICWLPFQLIMILVLVELEDPNLFDCNAIEQLFFTYTIVRTMALLHCVANPILYSFLSRSFRSKLINLVLKLLPQDIVANRGMDQHADCAEGVGNGEKGNNMAENTSQSDGGA